In Candidatus Poribacteria bacterium, the DNA window GGCACGTGCAGACGCATACGGCACCTCTCCCTCGCGGATTCTATCGGGATCGACTTTCATAAGACGGGCTTTACCCCTTATATCTCCAGTCTCGTCCTCGTCAAAAATCGAGAGGACTTCAATTTGGTGAAGCGTCATCCGGAACAGATGCCGTATCTCTATCACTTCGGGGAACACCGCCCCGGCATGTATACGCTTGAAACCTCCAGAGCCGGGACGGGGCCTCTTGCAGCCCTTGCGAATCTCCGGTTGTTCGGGGAACAAGGCTTGCAAGCCATCATCGGACACATCGTTGAAATGACACAACTCCTGCGGGAACACCTCGAAGGGCATGCGGGTACCACCGTGCTGAACCGAGAGAACTTTGGAACCGTCACCCTCTTCCGCGCCTATCCTGAGACGGTGGATACCTTCTCAATCAAGCAACAGGAATTTGAGGATGCTGCCTATCATGAGAGTTTGATCACCCATAACGCCTATAATCGAGAAATTTTCCAATACGTGCATTCGGAGGCGATGGAGGGCAGGGGCGTGGTCATTTCCACAACCGACTGTTACCGACACACCGCTTATGGCGAACCGATTGTCGCGTTGAAATCGTACATCCTATCGCCGTTTGTCGATGAAGCCGATGTCAAAACTGTTGTTGATAAGGTTTTGGAGGCACGGGAGAAGGTCGGGTGTAGCGCGGACTCTTAGTTTGTATTCATTAGGATTTATACACGACCGAAATATTCTTGATGGAAAAAATGGAAGGATGGAAGAATGGAAGGACTTCCCGCACACTTCTAATCTTCTTGTTTTCCAATCCTGCAAGCAAACGAACGCATTTTACGTCCGTTCTGTTGCATTTCAAACGACGATTGTCTGGGGATCCGACGTTACCTCACCGACAGCAGGGACTTCAATGCGTCTGGTGCAGGCACCACAGAGCGCGTAGTAACGAACTGAATCCTCAGAAAGATCAATAACACCTGCGACGGCGCGCTGGAGTGCCTCGTACTGTGTCCGGGTCAGGTGCGCTTCAAACACACTGTATTGGACGCGGGTGCCGAACCCTTTGAGGACTTTGGCGAGTTGACCGCGTCGCCGGTCATCCGGAATATCATAAGAAATAACATAGAACATTGAAAATTGCCTTTTATGGAATCCATTATGCCTGAATTTATCAGTTCCCCAATATTTTTGATAATTGCAGTGATACTCGCCGTTTTTCTCGTGATTGCTATTGTGAAGGGCGCGATTCGTCTCTTTATCTGGATCGCTATTATTGCCGTGATTCTCCTCGGGGTCGGTATTCTGACACAAGAGGAGATGCGCAATTGGTTTGAGAATCTCCTCAAGACAGTAACGGGATAGACGTTGCGACTCAGTTTATCGGCGGCGGGTTGTCTCCCAATCCACAGATGCGGTACTGTCCAAACCCAAACGCCGTATGATGCCCGATGTGCAGATACTCACCAAGATAGATAAACGGTAGAAACGGCTCTAATTCCCCTGAAAAATGGATTTTCCCAATAAACCCACCCATCGGCACGAATTTCTCCGCTCGGTCAGAGTACCGATCCTTCCTAAGCCAATTCAAGCGAGAATCATGACTGACAGCAGTGGAAGCCGCAATTAAGCCGTGAGCATCCACATCCAAATCCTCGCCACAATGGAAATAACTCAGGAACCGGATCCGCCGCAGCAAATTGCGGATGAGGTGTTCAAACGTTAGTTTGCCTGTCCACTTGCCATCGACTTTGATACTGGTAGGTGTGATAAATTCCAGTTCAATCGTATCGGTGGCATGCGGCGCAGCGGGCATCACATCTGCCAACCCAAGCATCAGTCCATCATCCGTCAGCATCCCAGTTTCTGCTGTGTAAATCGTCTGAGATTGATGGCTGTCATGGGCGGGTAAACTCTCGACTTTATCGAGTTGACACTGCTCGCGTTTGTTTTGGAGTCCGATTTAAAAATAATTAATCCTATATCTAATTTTACACCATACAACATTTTAAAATTAAAAGAAAATTATATCCATAAAACCGCTAATTTCGCTTGAAAATACCTTTGCAGGATCTCAGGGTGTGATACAGACGCTGATTTGTTAGCGGTTTGGCACGAGACTTGGTAAAATTTGATTTTTAGGTTGGCAATTTGGGTTGAATCTGTTATCATTTCTGTAGTATGCGTAGCATGCGCTGTTTCGAGAACATAGAACTGGACCGCTAAGAACCGATAATGCCATGATTAGAACAGTCGTGAAATAAAAAGGAACACCAATGAGAAATTGTGAAACACGCTTGCTTGTGATTTTATTGTGCTGTGTGTGTATCTGCGGTTGTGAA includes these proteins:
- the cas6 gene encoding CRISPR system precrRNA processing endoribonuclease RAMP protein Cas6, yielding MLTDDGLMLGLADVMPAAPHATDTIELEFITPTSIKVDGKWTGKLTFEHLIRNLLRRIRFLSYFHCGEDLDVDAHGLIAASTAVSHDSRLNWLRKDRYSDRAEKFVPMGGFIGKIHFSGELEPFLPFIYLGEYLHIGHHTAFGFGQYRICGLGDNPPPIN
- the cas2 gene encoding CRISPR-associated endonuclease Cas2, coding for MFYVISYDIPDDRRRGQLAKVLKGFGTRVQYSVFEAHLTRTQYEALQRAVAGVIDLSEDSVRYYALCGACTRRIEVPAVGEVTSDPQTIVV